Proteins co-encoded in one Ponticoccus alexandrii genomic window:
- a CDS encoding BtpA/SgcQ family protein, which yields MTAPIVMPPKPSALETLFEKKKPIIGVIHLAALPGAPFYDGAPLREIYAAAVRDAKTLAAGGVDGIMIENAGDMPFARPEDIGFETVAFLTAACEAVRGAVDTPIGITCVANGAIPGLAVAKAVGARWVRVNQWANAYVANEGFLNGAASAAMRYRAQIAAKDVAVLADVHVKFGAHAITADRTITEQATDAEWFGADVLIATGQRTGSPTQPEEVRQVRAGTHLPVIVGSGLSPEQVPALMEVADGAIVGQWLKVDARWWNPVDPARVERLMTAMDQARPA from the coding sequence ATGACCGCACCGATCGTGATGCCCCCGAAACCAAGCGCGCTCGAAACCCTCTTCGAAAAGAAGAAGCCGATCATCGGCGTGATACACCTCGCCGCCCTGCCCGGCGCCCCCTTCTACGACGGCGCTCCCCTGCGCGAGATCTATGCCGCCGCCGTGCGCGACGCCAAGACGCTCGCGGCGGGCGGCGTCGACGGGATCATGATCGAGAACGCGGGAGACATGCCCTTTGCCCGCCCCGAGGACATCGGCTTCGAAACGGTGGCCTTCCTGACCGCCGCCTGCGAGGCCGTGCGCGGGGCGGTCGACACGCCCATCGGCATCACCTGCGTCGCCAACGGCGCCATCCCCGGGCTTGCCGTCGCCAAGGCGGTGGGTGCCCGCTGGGTACGTGTCAACCAATGGGCCAACGCCTACGTCGCGAACGAGGGCTTCCTGAACGGGGCGGCCTCGGCGGCGATGCGCTACCGGGCACAAATCGCGGCCAAGGATGTGGCGGTCCTTGCGGACGTCCACGTGAAATTCGGAGCCCATGCCATCACCGCCGACCGTACGATCACCGAGCAGGCCACCGATGCCGAGTGGTTCGGCGCTGACGTACTGATCGCGACCGGCCAGCGCACGGGGTCGCCAACACAGCCCGAGGAGGTGCGTCAGGTGCGTGCCGGCACGCATCTTCCGGTCATCGTCGGATCGGGGCTTTCGCCCGAACAGGTTCCGGCTCTGATGGAGGTGGCTGACGGCGCCATCGTCGGTCAATGGCTGAAGGTCGATGCCCGCTGGTGGAACCCGGTCGATCCGGCCCGCGTCGAACGGTTGATGACCGCGATGGACCAGGCCCGCCCGGCATGA